One Mus musculus strain C57BL/6J chromosome X, GRCm38.p6 C57BL/6J DNA window includes the following coding sequences:
- the H2al1k gene encoding histone cluster 2 family member, whose amino-acid sequence MAKKMQRRRRQKRTRSQRGELPLSLVDRFLREEFHSSRLSSSALSFLTSVLEYLTSNILELAGEVAHTTGRKRIAPEDVRLVVQNNEQLRQLFKPGGTSVNEDDN is encoded by the coding sequence atggccaagaaaatgcaaaggcgaagaagacagaaaagaaccCGCTCCCAGAGAGGTGAGCTTCCTCTTAGCCTTGTAGATCGTTTCCTACGAGAGGAATTCCATTCCAGTCGCCTGAGCTCTTCCGCACTTTCATTCCTCACGAGTGTGCTCGAGTACTTAACATCGAACATCCTCGAACTGGCTGGTGAGGTGGCCCACACCACTGGCAGGAAGCGCATAGCTCCAGAGGATGTACGTCTGGTGGTACAGAACAACGAACAGCTCCGCCAACTCTTCAAACCAGGTGGCACATCAGTGAATGAGGATGACAACTGA